The proteins below come from a single Cricetulus griseus strain 17A/GY chromosome 6, alternate assembly CriGri-PICRH-1.0, whole genome shotgun sequence genomic window:
- the Fahd2a gene encoding fumarylacetoacetate hydrolase domain-containing protein 2A isoform X2 has translation MLNSGRRRLFSALLQVHKRACQPSRDMRLVQFQTPHLEGPHLGLESGIGGGVIDLNTFDSTLPKTMMQFLEQGETALSVARRALATQLPVLPQSQVTFLAPVTRPDKVVCVGMNYADHCKEQNVRVPKEPIIFSKFSSSIVGPYDEIILPPESEEVDWEVELAVVIGKKGKHIKATDAMAHVAGFTVAHDVSARDWQMRRNGKQWLLGKTFDTFCPLGPALVTRDSIADPHNLKICCRVNGEVVQSSNTNQMVFKTEELIAWVSQFVTLYPGDIILTGTPPGVGVFRKPPVFLKKGDEVQCEIEEIGVIVNKVV, from the exons ATGCTGAACTCTGGTAGAAGGAGGTTGTTCTCAGCTCTGCTGCAAGTTCACAAGAGAGCCTGTCAGCCCTCTAGAGACATGAGACTGGTGCAGTTCCAGACACCCCACCTGGAGGGGCCTCACCTGGGCCTGGAGTCAGGGATTGGTGGGGGAGTCATAGACCTAAACACTTTTGACTCCACACTCCCCAAGACAATGATGCAGTTCCTGGAGCAAGGAGAGACTGCCCTCTCAGTGGCAAGAAG AGCCCTGGCTACCCAGTTGCCAGTCCTCCCTCAGTCACAGGTGACCTTCCTGGCCCCTGTCACCCGGCCAGACAAGGTGGTATGTGTGGGCATGAATTATGCAGACCACTGCAAAGAACAGAATGTGCGGGTGCCCAAGGAGCCCATCATCTTCAGCAAGTTCTCCAGTTCCATTGTGGGGCCCTATGATGAGATCATCCTCCCACCAGAGAGCGAG GAGGTGGACTGGGAGGTGGAACTGGCCGTGGTCATTGGAAAGAAAGGCAAGCACATCAAG GCCACAGATGCCATGGCTCACGTGGCTGGTTTCACTGTGGCCCATGACGTGAGTGCTCGGGACTGGCAAATGAGACGCAATGGAAAGCAGTGGTTACTGGGAAAAACTTTTGATACTTTCTGCCCCCTGGGCCCTGCCTTGGTTACCAGGGACAGCATAGCAG ATCCACACAATTTAAAGATCTGCTGTCGAGTGAACGGGGAGGTAGTCCAGAGCAGCAACACCAATCAGATGGTGTTCAAGACTGAAGAGCTGATAGCCTGGGTCTCCCA GTTTGTCACCCTTTATCCAGGGGACATCATCCTGACTGGAACTCCTCCAGGGGTTGGTGTGTTTAGGAAGCCTCCTGTCTTTCTCAAG AAGGGTGATGAAGTCCAGTGTGAGATTGAAGAAATTGGTGTCATTGTCAACAAGGTGGTGTGA
- the Fahd2a gene encoding fumarylacetoacetate hydrolase domain-containing protein 2A isoform X1: MLNSGRRRLFSALLQVHKRACQPSRDMRLVQFQTPHLEGPHLGLESGIGGGVIDLNTFDSTLPKTMMQFLEQGETALSVARRALATQLPVLPQSQVTFLAPVTRPDKVVCVGMNYADHCKEQNVRVPKEPIIFSKFSSSIVGPYDEIILPPESEEVDWEVELAVVIGKKGKHIKATDAMAHVAGFTVAHDVSARDWQMRRNGKQWLLGKTFDTFCPLGPALVTRDSIAGLLLLMWEFREFQSARKSQGKVLSQDPHNLKICCRVNGEVVQSSNTNQMVFKTEELIAWVSQFVTLYPGDIILTGTPPGVGVFRKPPVFLKKGDEVQCEIEEIGVIVNKVV; this comes from the exons ATGCTGAACTCTGGTAGAAGGAGGTTGTTCTCAGCTCTGCTGCAAGTTCACAAGAGAGCCTGTCAGCCCTCTAGAGACATGAGACTGGTGCAGTTCCAGACACCCCACCTGGAGGGGCCTCACCTGGGCCTGGAGTCAGGGATTGGTGGGGGAGTCATAGACCTAAACACTTTTGACTCCACACTCCCCAAGACAATGATGCAGTTCCTGGAGCAAGGAGAGACTGCCCTCTCAGTGGCAAGAAG AGCCCTGGCTACCCAGTTGCCAGTCCTCCCTCAGTCACAGGTGACCTTCCTGGCCCCTGTCACCCGGCCAGACAAGGTGGTATGTGTGGGCATGAATTATGCAGACCACTGCAAAGAACAGAATGTGCGGGTGCCCAAGGAGCCCATCATCTTCAGCAAGTTCTCCAGTTCCATTGTGGGGCCCTATGATGAGATCATCCTCCCACCAGAGAGCGAG GAGGTGGACTGGGAGGTGGAACTGGCCGTGGTCATTGGAAAGAAAGGCAAGCACATCAAG GCCACAGATGCCATGGCTCACGTGGCTGGTTTCACTGTGGCCCATGACGTGAGTGCTCGGGACTGGCAAATGAGACGCAATGGAAAGCAGTGGTTACTGGGAAAAACTTTTGATACTTTCTGCCCCCTGGGCCCTGCCTTGGTTACCAGGGACAGCATAGCAG GGCTACTGCTGTTAATGTGGGAATTCAGGGAATTCCAGTCTGCAAGGAAGTCCCAGGGTAAAGTGCTAAGCCAGG ATCCACACAATTTAAAGATCTGCTGTCGAGTGAACGGGGAGGTAGTCCAGAGCAGCAACACCAATCAGATGGTGTTCAAGACTGAAGAGCTGATAGCCTGGGTCTCCCA GTTTGTCACCCTTTATCCAGGGGACATCATCCTGACTGGAACTCCTCCAGGGGTTGGTGTGTTTAGGAAGCCTCCTGTCTTTCTCAAG AAGGGTGATGAAGTCCAGTGTGAGATTGAAGAAATTGGTGTCATTGTCAACAAGGTGGTGTGA
- the Gpat2 gene encoding glycerol-3-phosphate acyltransferase 2, mitochondrial, which produces MIGHQGSSEAHALGPVFRLKWPSSADLAGVGCRCETSLWSSGFGMKMEAITPFLGKYRPFMGRCCQTCTPKSWESLFHRSIMDLGFCNVILVKEENTRFRGWLVRRLCYFLWSLEQHIPTSSDVSQKIMENTGVQSLLSGRVPGGAGEGQAPDLVMKEVQRILGHIQATLCPFLLRLFSWALLWFLNRLFLNVQLHKGQMKMVHKAVQEGSPLVFLSTHKSLLDGFLLPFVLFSQGLGVVRVALDPCTCSPALRALLRKLGGLFLPPEANLSLDSSDGILARTVVCAAVEQLLASGQPLLIFLEEPPGYPGPRLSALGQAWLGLVVQVVQEGIIPDATLVPVAIAYDLVPDAPCDMNHGLAPLGLWTGALAVFRKLCNGWGCNRRVCVRVHFAQPFSLQEYTINARSCWGSRQTLEHLLQPIVLGECNVVPDTEKEQEWTPSTGLLLTLKEENQLLVRRLSRHVLSASVASSAVMSTAIMATLLLLKHQKGVVLSQLLGEFSWLTEETLLRGFDVGFSGQLRCLAQHTLSLLRAHVVLLRVHQGDLVVVPRPGPGLTHLARLSMELLPTFLSEAVGACAVRGLLAGRVPPEGPWELQGIELLSQNELYRQILLLLHLLPQDLLLPQPCQSSYCYCQEVLDRLIQCGLLVAEETPGSRPACDTGRQHLSAKLLWKPSGDFTDSESDDFEEPGGRCFRLSQQSRCPDFFLFLCRLLSPILKAFAQAAAFLHVGQLPDSEAGYSEQLYQFLQDCAQEEGIFECADPNLAVSAIWTFKDLGVLQQMPSPAGPQLHLSPTFANRDNQDKLEQFIRQFICN; this is translated from the exons ATGATTGGCCATCAAGGCAGCTCTGAGGCGCATGCGCTGGGCCCGGTCTTCCGGCTTAAGTGGCCCAGCTCGGCTGATTTGGCGGGAGTTGGCTGCCGGTGTGAG ACCAGCCTTTGGTCCTCAGGCTTTGGGATGAAGATGGAGGCCATCACTCCTTTTCTGGGGAAGTATCGCCCCTTTATGGGTCGCTGCTGCCAGACCTGTACTCCTAAGAGCTGG GAGTCCCTCTTCCACAGAAGCATAATGGATCTGGGCTTCTGCAATGTGATCCTTGTGAAGGAAGAGAACACCAG GTTTCGGGGCTGGCTGGTTCGCAGGCTCTGCTATTTCCTGTGGTCCTTGGAGCAGCACATACCCACCAGCTCTGATGTCTCCCAGAAGATCATGGAAAACACTGG GGTGCAGAGCCTCCTCTCAGGGAGGGTTccaggaggggctggagaaggTCAGGCCCCTGACCTAGTGATGAAAGAGGTGCAGCGCATCCTGGGTCACATTCAGGCCACTCTCTGCCCTTTCTTGCTCAG GTTGTTCAGCTGGGCACTGCTGTGGTTCCTGAACCGCCTCTTCCTGAATGTGCAGCTTCACAAGGGACAGATGAAGATGGTCCACAAGGCTGTCCAGGAG GGCTCGCCgcttgttttcctttctacacACAAGTCTCTCCTGGATGGGTTCCTGCTGCCTTTTGTACTGTTCTCCCAGGGCCTGGGTGTGGTCCGTGTGGCTTTGGACCCCTGTACCTGCTCCCCTGCCCTCAG AGCTCTACTGAGAAAACTTGGGGGACTTTTCCTGCCACCAGAGGCCAACCTCTCCTTGGACAGCTCAGATGGCATCCTTGCAAGGACTGTGGTCTGTGCA GCTGTGGAGCAGCTGCTTGCCAGTGGGCAGCCTCTACTCATCTTCCTTGAAGAGCCCCCTGGGTACCCAGGGCCCAGGCTTTCAGCCCTGGGCCAGGCCTGGTTAGGACTGGTGGTCCAAGTGGTCCAGGAAGGCATCATCCCAGATGCCACACTGGTACCAGTTGCCATTGCTTATGACCTAGTTCCAGATGCACCATGTGACATGAACCAC GGCTTGGCTCCCTTGGGGCTATGGACAGGAGCCTTGGCTGTCTTTCGGAAACTGTGTAATGGCTGGGGCTGCAACCGTAGAGTCTGTGTCCGGGTTCACTTTGCCCAGCCATTTTCCCTCCAG GAATACACCATCAATGCTAGAAGCTGCTGGGGTAGCAGGCAGACCCTGGAACACTTGTTGCAGCCCATCGTGCTAGGTGAATG CAATGTTGTTCCAGACACTGAGAAGGAGCAGGAGTGGACCCCTTCAACTGGGCTCCTCTTGACTCTTAAAGAAGAGAACCAGCTCTTGGTCAGAAGACTGAGCCGGCATGTCCTGAGTG CCAGTGTGGCCAGCTCAGCGGTGATGAGCACAGCCATCATGGCAACACTACTGCTGTTGAAGCACCAAAAG GGTGTGGTCCTGTCGCAGCTCCTGGGGGAGTTTTCCTGGCTGACAGAGGAGACACTGCTTCGTGGCTTTGACGTGGGCTTCTCTGGGCAACTGCGGTGCCTGGCCCAACATACACTAAGCCTCCTGAGGGCACATGTGGTTCTGCTGCGTGTCCACCAGGGGGACTTGGTGGTGGTGCCACGACCTGGCCCAGGCCTCACACATCTGGCACGTCTGAGTATGGAATTGCTGCCCACCTTCCTGAGCGAAGCTGTGGGTG CCTGTGCAGTTCGGGGGTTGCTGGCCGGCAGAGTACCACCTGAGGGGCCCTGGGAACTGCAGGGCATAGAGCTGTTGAGTCAGAATGAACTGTACCGACAGATCCTACTGTTGCTGCACCTGCTACCCCAAGACCTACTGCTGCCCCAG CCCTGCCAGTCTTCCTATTGCTACTGTCAGGAAGTGCTGGACCGGCTCATCCAGTGTGGGCTCCTGGTTGCTGAGGAG ACCCCAGGCTCCCGGCCAGCCTGTGACACAGGAAGACAGCATCTGAGTGCAAAGCTGCTGTGGAAACCAAGTGGGGACTTTACTGACAGTGAGAGTGATGACTTTGAGGAGCCAGGAGGCCGGTGCTTCAGG CTTAGCCAGCAGTCTCGCTGCCCtgacttcttcctcttcctctgccgCCTGCTCAGTCCAATACTCAAGGCCTTTGCCCAAGCTGCCGCCTTCCTCCACGTGGGGCAGCTGCCAGATTCAG AGGCGGGCTACTCAGAGCAGTTGTACCAGTTTTTACAGGACTGTGCCCAAGAAGAAGGGATCTTTG AGTGTGCAGACCCAAACCTTGCTGTCAGTGCTATCTGGACATTCAAAGACCTGGGG GTACTACAGCAGATGCCCAGTCCTGCGGGACCCCAGCTCCACCTGTCCCCTACATTTGCCAACCGGGACAACCAAGACAAGCTGGAACAATTTATCCGACAGTTTATCTGCAATTAG